A single region of the Blastopirellula marina genome encodes:
- a CDS encoding transporter encodes MARLWILWTFVAIVVVAPRVGHAQFPMESIAEDAFEEFEFEDEGEEDEIETDRDSFTPSTSVVGTGRFVFESAYSIVDNRGVPETHSYPEIITRYGISENIELRLGWNYEVGGAGNPISGNVPDQFDDGGELERESKLLYGAKFLLTEQCGWTPEGSLIVQGFTPTSGEANDSNVSMAYVGGWKLANNWVWDSAIRYSTSSEEHDHFNVWAPSTVLKVPFCERWKGHVEYFGIFTEGREQESTQHFISPGVHYLINPDFEIGVRVGWGLNDQSPNFFTNVGVGLRY; translated from the coding sequence ATGGCTCGTTTGTGGATACTCTGGACCTTCGTGGCAATCGTCGTGGTTGCTCCTCGCGTTGGCCATGCGCAGTTCCCCATGGAAAGCATCGCCGAAGACGCCTTCGAAGAATTTGAATTCGAGGATGAAGGGGAAGAGGACGAGATCGAAACCGATCGCGACTCGTTCACCCCATCCACATCGGTCGTGGGAACAGGGCGTTTCGTCTTTGAATCGGCCTATTCGATTGTCGATAACCGTGGCGTCCCCGAGACCCACAGCTACCCCGAAATCATCACGCGTTACGGCATTTCCGAAAACATCGAACTACGCCTGGGTTGGAACTACGAAGTCGGGGGAGCCGGCAATCCGATTTCGGGTAACGTTCCTGATCAGTTTGACGACGGTGGCGAACTCGAGCGAGAAAGCAAGTTGCTTTACGGGGCCAAGTTCCTTCTGACCGAGCAGTGCGGCTGGACGCCTGAGGGTTCGTTGATTGTCCAGGGCTTTACCCCAACCAGCGGCGAAGCGAATGACAGCAATGTTTCGATGGCTTATGTCGGCGGCTGGAAGCTGGCCAACAACTGGGTCTGGGACTCGGCCATCCGTTACAGTACCAGTAGCGAAGAACACGACCACTTCAACGTTTGGGCCCCCTCGACGGTCCTCAAAGTCCCTTTCTGCGAGCGATGGAAAGGGCACGTCGAATACTTTGGTATCTTCACTGAAGGGCGCGAACAGGAAAGTACGCAACACTTCATCAGCCCCGGCGTGCACTACTTGATTAACCCCGACTTCGAAATCGGCGTCCGCGTCGGCTGGGGCCTCAACGACCAATCGCCCAACTTCTTCACCAATGTGGGTGTGGGCCTGCGTTATTAG
- a CDS encoding alpha/beta hydrolase, which translates to MSENTSSLPHQSVPVDAGTRLSVTYSFHESICPVSDRILVVHHGILHTREHFRSFIAELNALGFHVAMIDQQSESASFRNWIGLGSYATGMAAACRRIEEQQGKSIGGFIYHSMGAAIGEKMQGRAENQAMRLPTVFLAPIPVLGAWPIFTRLLFARPGDLLWAVLMRSVLSLAQTEEDVRKLFFDEEAPLELVHACQKNLKHSPFYAYLQLTFRFIRVFPIRHNEQKNMLVTSDSDYIFNPSEYPRTLKLYRAGEQHPNGGQWLTMGKMPGGHDLFMAYPQEAADSIAMFFRDAWGLPAPSGRQTRVDQPHKGLPKPNEHAEKHQATSQQVGGRGES; encoded by the coding sequence ATGTCTGAGAATACGTCGAGTTTGCCTCATCAATCCGTACCGGTCGATGCTGGCACACGGTTGAGCGTTACCTACTCATTTCACGAGTCGATCTGCCCCGTGAGCGATAGGATTCTGGTCGTGCATCATGGGATCCTTCACACGCGAGAGCATTTTCGATCTTTCATCGCCGAACTGAACGCATTGGGTTTTCATGTCGCGATGATTGACCAGCAGTCGGAATCGGCTTCCTTTCGCAACTGGATCGGGCTGGGCTCGTATGCGACGGGGATGGCTGCGGCCTGTCGACGGATCGAAGAGCAGCAGGGAAAGTCGATCGGTGGTTTTATCTACCATTCGATGGGAGCCGCGATTGGGGAGAAGATGCAGGGACGCGCCGAGAACCAGGCGATGCGCCTGCCAACGGTATTCCTAGCACCCATACCTGTGCTGGGAGCCTGGCCGATCTTTACGCGTCTGCTGTTTGCCCGGCCTGGGGATCTGTTGTGGGCCGTCTTGATGCGAAGTGTTCTGTCGTTGGCACAAACAGAGGAAGACGTTCGTAAGCTATTCTTCGATGAGGAGGCACCGCTGGAGCTTGTCCACGCGTGCCAGAAGAACTTGAAGCATTCTCCTTTTTATGCGTACCTGCAATTGACGTTTCGCTTCATTCGAGTCTTTCCTATCCGGCATAACGAACAGAAGAATATGCTGGTTACCAGCGATTCCGACTACATCTTCAATCCGTCTGAGTACCCGCGGACCTTGAAGCTGTATCGAGCCGGTGAACAGCATCCCAATGGGGGCCAATGGCTAACGATGGGCAAGATGCCTGGCGGGCACGATCTCTTCATGGCATACCCGCAAGAGGCCGCCGATTCGATTGCCATGTTCTTCCGCGATGCCTGGGGCTTGCCCGCTCCGTCTGGCAGGCAGACACGGGTTGATCAGCCGCACAAGGGGCTGCCCAAGCCAAATGAGCACGCCGAGAAGCACCAAGCCACTTCGCAGCAAGTCGGTGGCCGTGGCGAGTCTTAG